CGCGTCACGGTGCAGTCGGCGCAAATTGTCGATTATCAGATTGATGCCGTGCTCTATGTCTATCCCGGCCCGGCGGTCGAGCCAATCCGCGCCGCCGCTGAACTGCGCCTGACCAGTTATATCAACGAACAGCGCCGCCTTGGTCGCGATATCCGCCGGTCGGCCATCTATGCGGCGCTGCATGCCGAGGGGGTTCAGCGCGTTGAGCTGGCATCACCACCTGACGATGTGGTGCTGGATAAAACCCAGGCGGCCAACTGCACCGCCTGGCACATCAGCATCGGCGGTTCGGATGACTAGCCTGCTGCCGCCAGGTTCTACACAGCTGGAGCGGCGCGCGGCTGCAGCCTGCGCCGGTATCAGTGATTTAAGCGTGCCCCTGCGTGATTTGTGGAACCCGGACGCATGCCCGGTGAAGTTTCTGCCCTATCTCGCCTGGGCGTTTTCCGTTGACCGCTGGGATGAGAAATGGTCTGAGGCGGAGAAGCGCAGGACAGTTAAGGATGCGTTTTATATCCACCGGCGCAAAGGTACCGTTGCCGCCATCCGCCGCGTGATTGAAAACATGGGCTACACCATGACGCTGGCGGAGTGGTGGCAGGTTGCCGACCCCGCCGGAACGTTCCGCCTGACCATCGACCTGATGGACGTCGGCATTACGGAGGAAATGGTCAGCGAGCTTGAGCGGCTGATTGGCGATGCCAGACCGGCGAGCCGCCATATCGCGCAGCTGACGCTTTCGGCGGGCATGACGGGGGCGGTTTATCACGCCGCCTCGCTGTGCGACGGCAGCATTATCACGGTCTATCCGCAGGGCTATCAGCCTGACGGCAGCAACCGGTATGACGGTTCGACCCACTATGACAACAACTATCACTATTCCGGGGAAAGAGATGGGAAAAATTAACGAGCAAACCCAGTGGGAACACGAGGTTTATCAGGTGGCCCGGATGGACAAAATCGAGGGCGGCCGCACCGGCATTGCCAACCTGCAGGCGCAGCAGCTTGGCAACCGCACGCAGTGGCTGAAAACCATGCTGGAGTCGGTCGAGTACATCCGCGCGCGCACCTTTTTTAAAACCAGCGCAGACCCGGACGGCACGATTGCCGGGCTGGCGGCAACTCCTGCCGGGCAGGTGTTTCAGGTGGCGCAGGGGGTGGACAGCATCACCTCATTCACGCTGTATCTGAATGACAGCGGCGCGGCAAAGCCGATAGCGAACCCCGCCGGGATGGCGGCCATTCAGCAGATTTCGCAGAACGTGACGGACGTCAGAAGCAACGTAACGGAGGGTGAAGCGCAGCAGACAGCAAGGGGTGAAAAAGTCATTGGCGGCCTGACCGATGAAAACGGCAGGTCGACCCTGTACATGGCCGAAAACGGCGCGGTTTATGCCGGTGGCGCGCGCATGGGAAATGAACGCGTCGCCGCCGAGGCCGGGCTGTTATGGGCGCTGGCTGATGACACCCCGGAAGCCACGCCCTGGCTGAAGTTCTACGCTGACGGCTGGGTTGATCCGCTGTGGCTGGAAAACCCGTTACCGCCGGTGGCCGTGCGCAACCTGACCACCGTCGGGCCGTATGGCTCGACCGGCAATGCGTTTGACCCGGTTAACCTGGCTATCCGTGAGAAGACGCTGAAGCCGGTCAACGACTTTAACGACCAGATTGCAGCATGGTCAGGCGCGTTCCTGTTCGACGGCGACTATGCGCGCGGCCGGGCGGCTGCCGACTGGATGCTGCGCTGGGCGCGCTTTAATGCCCTGACCGGCTCTAACGCAGCCGTGGGTATTGCGGATTACGACCGTCACTGGCGGGCGGTCAATATCGGGCTGACCTACTGGAAGCTGGATAAGGTGACGCCGCTTGGCTGGCGTCCGGCGCTGCTGCGCTGGCTGAATCTGCTGGGCGATGCGGTATCTGAACGCATGGAACTGTACGGCAACAACAATCATAAAACGTGGGCGGCCTGCGCGCTGCTGTCCCTGTGGAACGCCACCGGCAGGCAGGAATTTTACGACAAGGCCGCCGCGCAGTTCCTGACCGACCTCGGCCATATCAACGTCAACGGCACGATTAACGTTGAGCTGCTGCGCGGCAGCAAGGCGCTGCACTATCACCATTTCACCTTTGGCCCGCTGGTGATGATGTGTGAGATAGCGCAGCTGCACGGCGAAGACTGGTAT
This is a stretch of genomic DNA from Winslowiella toletana. It encodes these proteins:
- a CDS encoding phage tail protein I — protein: MTSLLPPGSTQLERRAAAACAGISDLSVPLRDLWNPDACPVKFLPYLAWAFSVDRWDEKWSEAEKRRTVKDAFYIHRRKGTVAAIRRVIENMGYTMTLAEWWQVADPAGTFRLTIDLMDVGITEEMVSELERLIGDARPASRHIAQLTLSAGMTGAVYHAASLCDGSIITVYPQGYQPDGSNRYDGSTHYDNNYHYSGERDGKN
- a CDS encoding alginate lyase family protein, with product MTTTITIPGKEMGKINEQTQWEHEVYQVARMDKIEGGRTGIANLQAQQLGNRTQWLKTMLESVEYIRARTFFKTSADPDGTIAGLAATPAGQVFQVAQGVDSITSFTLYLNDSGAAKPIANPAGMAAIQQISQNVTDVRSNVTEGEAQQTARGEKVIGGLTDENGRSTLYMAENGAVYAGGARMGNERVAAEAGLLWALADDTPEATPWLKFYADGWVDPLWLENPLPPVAVRNLTTVGPYGSTGNAFDPVNLAIREKTLKPVNDFNDQIAAWSGAFLFDGDYARGRAAADWMLRWARFNALTGSNAAVGIADYDRHWRAVNIGLTYWKLDKVTPLGWRPALLRWLNLLGDAVSERMELYGNNNHKTWAACALLSLWNATGRQEFYDKAAAQFLTDLGHINVNGTINVELLRGSKALHYHHFTFGPLVMMCEIAQLHGEDWYALDGGKIHLLAETVIHGINDPAWFRTLSGAGTQDISEMGHGWGGMPFYVRRFPDVVAGRMPETADHYVDTWMGGDCNKLSTLWVK